From one Streptomyces sp. Q6 genomic stretch:
- the holA gene encoding DNA polymerase III subunit delta, which translates to MARNPANDDPLAPVTVAVGQEDLLLDRAVQQVVAAARAADADTDVRDLTPDQVQPGTLAELTSPSLFAERKVVVVRNAQDLSADTIKDVKAYFGSPVEEITLVLLHAGGAKGKGLLDAARKAGAREVACPKMTKPADRLAFVRGEFRALGRSATPEACQSLVDAIGSDLRELASAAAQLVADIEGTIDEAVVGRYYTGRAEASSFTVADRAVEGRAAEALEALRWSLSTGVAPVLITSALAQGVRAIGKLSSARGGRPADLARELGMPPWKIDRVRQQMRGWTPDGVAIALQAVAEADAGVKGGGGDPGYALEKAVVTVARAARARGR; encoded by the coding sequence ATGGCCAGGAACCCTGCAAACGACGATCCGCTCGCCCCCGTCACCGTCGCGGTGGGCCAGGAGGATCTGCTGCTCGACCGCGCGGTGCAGCAGGTGGTGGCGGCCGCGCGGGCCGCCGACGCGGACACGGACGTGCGCGACCTCACGCCGGACCAGGTACAGCCCGGCACGCTCGCCGAGCTGACGAGTCCGTCGCTGTTCGCCGAGCGCAAGGTCGTCGTCGTGCGCAACGCACAGGACCTCTCGGCCGACACCATCAAGGACGTGAAGGCGTACTTCGGCTCGCCGGTCGAGGAGATCACGCTGGTGCTGCTGCACGCCGGCGGCGCCAAGGGCAAGGGGCTGCTCGACGCCGCCCGCAAGGCCGGGGCGCGTGAGGTCGCCTGCCCCAAGATGACCAAGCCGGCGGACCGCCTTGCGTTCGTGCGCGGCGAGTTCCGGGCGCTCGGGCGCTCCGCCACGCCCGAGGCGTGCCAGTCGCTGGTCGACGCGATCGGCAGCGATCTGCGCGAGCTGGCCTCCGCCGCCGCCCAGCTCGTCGCCGACATCGAGGGGACGATCGACGAGGCCGTCGTCGGGCGCTACTACACGGGACGCGCCGAGGCCTCCAGCTTCACCGTGGCCGACCGGGCCGTGGAGGGCCGGGCCGCGGAGGCGCTCGAAGCGCTGCGGTGGTCGCTGTCGACGGGGGTCGCACCGGTTCTGATCACCAGTGCGCTGGCCCAGGGCGTGCGGGCCATCGGGAAGCTGTCGTCCGCGCGGGGCGGGCGCCCCGCGGATCTGGCGCGGGAGCTCGGGATGCCGCCGTGGAAGATCGACCGGGTGCGCCAGCAGATGCGGGGGTGGACTCCGGACGGGGTCGCCATCGCGTTGCAGGCCGTCGCCGAGGCCGACGCCGGAGTCAAGGGCGGCGGAGGCGACCCCGGGTACGCGCTGGAGAAGGCCGTGGTCACCGTCGCGCGGGCGGCGCGGGCCCGGGGCCGCTGA
- a CDS encoding YceI family protein, whose translation MFGRWLGNRTNRAQRTSPLAALTVPPSAGVLSCRVLDPVNEPVRGAEFAVSDVMGRKVVGGGTDPFGSFMAAVPAGDYRLAVSAEGYAPYRVSTTVTESGHASLGDVTLQVTPPPQLPRPGDWEIEPMHSSIAFTARHIGLARIHGRFNTFAGALRVAERIEQSAMHVVIDASSIDTNVKMRDDHLRSADFLDVDRFPTLEFYSERFVHKGGNRWAVTGALTLHGVTRTVTLDAEYLGLGNGMEGETRAACRATVELHRDDFTVSWQTMLAKGIAVVGSSVKIELDVQVVPKG comes from the coding sequence ATGTTCGGCCGCTGGCTGGGAAACCGTACGAACCGGGCTCAACGGACAAGTCCACTGGCGGCGTTGACGGTGCCGCCCAGCGCGGGGGTGCTCAGCTGTCGCGTTCTGGACCCCGTCAATGAGCCGGTCCGCGGAGCCGAGTTCGCGGTGAGCGATGTGATGGGGCGCAAGGTGGTCGGTGGCGGCACCGATCCGTTCGGCTCCTTCATGGCGGCCGTGCCCGCCGGTGACTACCGGCTCGCCGTCTCCGCCGAGGGGTACGCGCCCTATCGCGTCAGCACCACCGTCACGGAGAGCGGGCACGCCTCGCTCGGCGACGTGACGCTCCAGGTCACCCCGCCGCCGCAGCTGCCCAGGCCCGGCGACTGGGAGATCGAGCCGATGCACTCGTCGATCGCGTTCACGGCCCGGCACATCGGGCTGGCCCGGATCCACGGCCGGTTCAACACGTTCGCCGGGGCGCTGCGTGTCGCCGAGCGCATCGAGCAGTCCGCGATGCACGTCGTCATCGACGCCTCGTCCATCGACACGAACGTGAAGATGCGCGACGACCACCTCAGGTCCGCTGACTTCCTCGACGTCGACCGCTTCCCGACGCTGGAGTTCTACAGCGAGCGGTTCGTGCACAAGGGCGGCAACCGCTGGGCGGTCACCGGCGCGCTCACGCTGCACGGTGTGACCCGCACGGTCACGCTCGACGCGGAGTACCTGGGCCTGGGCAACGGCATGGAGGGGGAGACCCGTGCCGCCTGCCGCGCCACCGTCGAACTGCACCGCGACGACTTCACCGTCAGCTGGCAGACGATGCTGGCCAAGGGCATCGCCGTCGTCGGCTCCAGTGTCAAGATCGAGCTGGACGTACAGGTCGTGCCCAAGGGCTGA
- a CDS encoding DegV family protein: MSRHVAIVTDSTAYLPQRTMERHNITAVPLTVVLGDRALEEGTEISARSVAEALRKRRSVTTSRPAPELFAETYRKVAESGATGIVSLHLSSEISGTYDAAVLAAREAPVPVRVVDTGMVAMALGFCALAAVEVADAGGTVDEAVAAAEKRAAGTSAFFYVDTLDYLRRGGRIGAAQALFGSALAVKPLLQLDGGRIELLEKVRTASKAIARLQEIVAERAGSGQVDIAVHHLAAPERAETLAEWLRERVPGLVELHVSEVGAVIGAHTGPGLLGAVVSPRS; the protein is encoded by the coding sequence ATGTCCCGCCATGTCGCGATCGTCACCGATTCAACGGCCTACCTGCCGCAGCGGACGATGGAGCGCCACAACATCACGGCGGTGCCGCTGACCGTGGTCCTGGGCGACCGGGCCCTCGAAGAGGGCACGGAGATCTCCGCACGCTCGGTCGCCGAGGCGCTGCGCAAGCGTCGCTCGGTCACCACGTCGAGACCGGCCCCCGAACTGTTCGCCGAGACCTACCGCAAGGTCGCCGAGTCCGGCGCCACCGGCATCGTCTCGCTCCATCTGTCGTCCGAGATCTCCGGAACGTACGACGCCGCGGTCCTCGCCGCGCGCGAGGCGCCGGTGCCGGTGCGCGTCGTGGACACCGGGATGGTGGCGATGGCCCTCGGCTTCTGCGCCCTGGCGGCCGTCGAGGTGGCCGACGCCGGGGGCACCGTCGACGAGGCGGTGGCGGCCGCGGAGAAGCGGGCCGCGGGCACCTCCGCGTTCTTCTACGTCGACACCCTGGACTACCTGCGGCGTGGCGGGCGGATCGGCGCCGCGCAGGCGCTGTTCGGCTCCGCGCTCGCGGTCAAGCCGCTGCTCCAGCTCGACGGCGGGCGCATCGAACTCCTGGAGAAGGTCCGTACGGCGTCCAAGGCGATCGCACGGCTCCAGGAGATCGTCGCCGAGCGTGCGGGCAGTGGGCAGGTGGACATCGCCGTCCACCACCTGGCCGCGCCGGAACGGGCCGAGACGCTGGCGGAGTGGCTGCGCGAGCGGGTACCCGGCCTTGTCGAGCTGCACGTCAGCGAGGTGGGGGCGGTGATCGGGGCGCACACCGGGCCGGGGTTGCTGGGAGCGGTGGTCTCGCCGCGGTCGTAG
- the leuS gene encoding leucine--tRNA ligase, with protein sequence MSETNSAATSEAAVAPHRYTAAMAADIEARWQDFWDENGTYEAPNPTGDLAGATQEARALAARPKKFIMDMFPYPSGAGLHVGHPLGYIATDVYARFQRMTGHNVLHTLGFDAFGLPAEQYAVQTGTHPRTSTEANMENMKAQLRGLGLGHDKRRSFATIDPEYYKWTQWIFLQIFNSWYDEDLDKARPIADLVKQFETGERAVPGGGSWSALSEAERADILGEYRLAYASDAPVNWAPGLGTVLANEEVTADGRSERGNFPVFKAKLRQWNMRITAYADRLLDDLDGLDWPEAIKLQQRNWIGRSEGARIDFKVGAEDAITVFSTRQDTLFGATYMVLAPEHDLVEKITPAAWPEGTHDVWTGGHATPAEAVAAYRKQAASKSDVERQAEAKDKTGVFTGAYATNPVSGEKVPVFIADYVLMGYGTGAIMAVPAHDARDFAFARAFELPMRCVVEPSDDRGTDTSTWDDAFVAYEAKLVNSSGDEVSLDGLGVADAKARMTEWLERKGIGHGTVNFRLRDWLFSRQRYWGEPFPIVYDEDGIAHALPESMLPLELPEVDDYTPRTFDPDDADTEPETPLSRNEDWVNVTLDLGDGPKKYRRETNTMPNWAGSCWYELRYLDPHNSEKLVDPEVEQYWMGPREGMPTGGVDLYVGGAEHAVLHLLYARFWSKVLFDLGHVSSAEPFHKLFNQGMIQAYVYRDARGIAVPAAEVEERDGAYYYQGEKVSRLLGKMGKSLKNAVTPDEICDEYGADTLRLYEMAMGPLDVSRPWDTRAVVGQFRLLQRLWRNIVDEATGEVTVVDAADADIDPTTLRALHKAIDGVRGDLEGMRFNTAIAKVTELNNHLVKTYAGGALPRSVAERLVLLVAPLAPHVAEELWRKLGHADSVVHQDFPVADPQYVVDEAVTCVVQIKGKVKARLEVSPSISDEELEKVALADEKVVAALDGAGIRKVIVRAPKLVNIVPA encoded by the coding sequence ATGAGCGAGACGAATTCCGCTGCCACGTCCGAGGCGGCGGTCGCGCCGCACCGCTACACGGCGGCCATGGCCGCCGACATCGAGGCACGCTGGCAGGACTTCTGGGACGAGAACGGCACCTACGAGGCGCCGAACCCGACGGGTGACCTGGCCGGGGCCACCCAGGAAGCCAGGGCGCTCGCCGCGCGGCCCAAGAAGTTCATCATGGACATGTTCCCGTACCCCTCGGGTGCGGGCCTGCACGTCGGCCACCCGCTGGGTTACATCGCCACGGACGTCTACGCCCGTTTCCAGCGCATGACCGGGCACAACGTGCTGCACACCCTGGGCTTCGACGCGTTCGGCCTGCCGGCCGAGCAGTACGCCGTGCAGACGGGCACCCACCCGCGCACGTCGACCGAGGCCAACATGGAGAACATGAAGGCGCAGCTGCGCGGCCTGGGTCTGGGCCACGACAAGCGCCGGTCGTTCGCCACGATCGACCCCGAGTACTACAAGTGGACGCAGTGGATCTTCCTCCAGATCTTCAACTCCTGGTACGACGAGGACCTGGACAAGGCCCGTCCGATCGCCGACCTGGTCAAGCAGTTCGAGACCGGTGAGCGTGCGGTTCCCGGCGGCGGTTCGTGGTCCGCGCTGAGCGAGGCCGAGCGCGCCGACATCCTGGGCGAGTACCGCCTGGCGTACGCCTCCGACGCGCCCGTGAACTGGGCACCGGGCCTGGGCACCGTCCTGGCCAACGAGGAGGTCACCGCCGACGGCCGCTCGGAGCGCGGCAACTTCCCCGTCTTCAAGGCGAAGCTGCGCCAGTGGAACATGCGCATCACGGCCTACGCGGACCGCCTGCTGGACGATCTGGACGGCCTGGACTGGCCCGAGGCGATCAAGCTGCAGCAGCGCAACTGGATCGGCCGCTCCGAAGGCGCCCGTATCGACTTCAAGGTCGGGGCCGAGGACGCCATCACCGTCTTCTCGACCCGCCAGGACACGCTGTTCGGCGCCACCTACATGGTGCTGGCCCCCGAGCACGACCTGGTCGAGAAGATCACGCCCGCCGCGTGGCCCGAGGGCACGCACGACGTGTGGACGGGCGGTCACGCGACGCCCGCCGAGGCCGTCGCCGCGTACCGCAAGCAGGCCGCGTCCAAGTCGGACGTCGAGCGCCAGGCCGAGGCCAAGGACAAGACCGGCGTCTTCACCGGCGCGTACGCCACCAATCCCGTCAGCGGCGAGAAGGTTCCCGTCTTCATCGCCGACTACGTGCTGATGGGCTACGGCACCGGCGCGATCATGGCCGTCCCGGCGCACGACGCCCGCGACTTCGCCTTCGCGCGCGCCTTCGAGCTGCCCATGCGGTGCGTGGTCGAGCCGTCGGACGACCGCGGCACCGACACCTCGACGTGGGACGACGCCTTCGTCGCGTACGAGGCGAAGCTGGTCAACTCCAGCGGTGACGAGGTCTCCCTGGACGGTCTGGGCGTCGCCGACGCCAAGGCCCGGATGACCGAGTGGCTGGAGCGCAAGGGCATCGGCCACGGCACGGTCAACTTCCGGCTGCGGGACTGGCTGTTCAGCCGCCAGCGCTACTGGGGCGAGCCCTTCCCGATCGTCTACGACGAGGACGGCATCGCGCACGCGCTGCCCGAGTCGATGCTGCCGCTGGAGCTGCCGGAGGTCGACGACTACACCCCGCGGACCTTCGACCCGGACGACGCCGACACCGAGCCGGAGACGCCGCTGTCGCGCAACGAGGACTGGGTGAACGTCACCCTGGACCTGGGCGACGGCCCGAAGAAGTACCGCCGCGAGACCAACACCATGCCCAACTGGGCCGGCTCCTGCTGGTACGAGCTGCGCTACCTGGACCCGCACAACAGCGAGAAGCTGGTCGACCCCGAGGTCGAGCAGTACTGGATGGGCCCCCGCGAGGGCATGCCCACCGGCGGTGTCGACCTGTATGTGGGCGGTGCCGAGCACGCGGTGCTGCACCTGTTGTACGCGCGCTTCTGGTCGAAGGTGCTGTTCGACCTGGGGCACGTCTCGTCGGCCGAGCCGTTCCACAAGCTGTTCAACCAGGGCATGATCCAGGCGTACGTCTACAGGGACGCGCGCGGCATCGCCGTACCGGCCGCCGAGGTGGAGGAGCGCGACGGAGCGTACTACTACCAGGGCGAGAAGGTCTCCCGGCTGCTGGGCAAGATGGGCAAGTCCCTGAAGAACGCCGTCACGCCGGACGAGATCTGCGACGAGTACGGCGCGGACACGCTGCGTCTGTACGAGATGGCGATGGGTCCGCTGGACGTGTCGCGGCCGTGGGACACGCGCGCGGTCGTCGGTCAGTTCCGGCTGCTGCAGCGACTGTGGCGCAACATCGTCGACGAGGCGACCGGTGAGGTCACCGTCGTGGACGCCGCCGACGCGGACATCGACCCGACCACGCTGCGCGCGCTGCACAAGGCGATCGACGGGGTGCGCGGCGACCTGGAGGGCATGCGGTTCAACACCGCCATCGCCAAGGTCACCGAGCTGAACAACCACCTGGTCAAGACGTACGCGGGCGGCGCGCTGCCGCGTTCCGTCGCCGAGCGCCTGGTGCTGCTGGTCGCGCCGCTGGCCCCGCACGTCGCCGAGGAGCTGTGGCGCAAGCTGGGCCACGCCGACTCGGTCGTCCACCAGGACTTCCCGGTCGCCGACCCGCAGTACGTCGTCGACGAGGCCGTGACCTGCGTCGTGCAGATCAAGGGCAAGGTGAAGGCCCGCCTGGAGGTCTCCCCGTCGATCTCGGACGAGGAGCTGGAGAAGGTGGCCCTGGCCGACGAGAAGGTCGTCGCGGCGCTGGACGGCGCCGGCATCCGCAAGGTGATCGTGCGGGCGCCGAAGCTGGTGAACATCGTGCCTGCGTAA
- a CDS encoding cytochrome b/b6 domain-containing protein: protein MVTGSDAFRAALDFTTGVLSLVSLTASVVWGLVASDRLFLTSRQRLLAQAVHRATAVGSIGFLLLHVSVKLALAHVTLIGALIPFGTGVAGSSGLIGLGVLAGLLMVATGVTGALRSSMASPARLAARWRATHMLAYPAWCMALVHGLYAGRAPKTYVVVLYCLCLLAVAGAMGLRAAPLSVKRKVAARVLEFLDRGPRAPRDVAEQPLPATQPPTPARPAADERARPAPAPAGVGFAAAYRAVSAAPRAEAPTQSLPYVDYVVPAQTSAMEAMEAMEAAPTQRWPAPSPPPPAEAPPSAYDPPYDTPYGGVPAYPPTYGENTNTGTYESAYQSIYEGTYEGAYEEGDPPTEPLPGPFQAPTSGEPWTTPYGGA from the coding sequence GTGGTCACAGGGAGCGACGCCTTCCGGGCGGCCCTCGACTTCACCACGGGCGTGCTGTCGCTGGTCTCCCTCACGGCGTCCGTCGTGTGGGGCCTGGTCGCGTCCGACCGTCTGTTCCTGACCTCACGGCAGCGGCTGCTCGCCCAGGCCGTGCACCGGGCCACCGCCGTCGGCTCGATCGGGTTCCTGCTGCTGCACGTCAGCGTGAAGCTGGCGCTCGCCCACGTGACGCTCATCGGCGCGCTGATCCCCTTCGGGACGGGCGTCGCCGGCAGCAGCGGCCTGATCGGCCTGGGCGTCCTCGCGGGCCTCCTGATGGTGGCCACCGGCGTCACCGGCGCGCTGCGCAGCTCGATGGCCTCCCCGGCCCGCCTCGCCGCTCGCTGGCGGGCGACCCACATGCTCGCCTACCCGGCCTGGTGCATGGCCCTCGTACACGGCCTGTACGCGGGCCGCGCCCCGAAGACGTACGTGGTCGTCCTGTACTGCCTGTGCCTGCTCGCCGTCGCCGGCGCGATGGGGCTGCGGGCGGCGCCGCTGTCGGTCAAGCGCAAGGTGGCGGCGCGCGTCCTGGAGTTCCTGGACCGCGGCCCCCGCGCGCCCCGCGACGTGGCCGAGCAGCCGCTGCCCGCCACCCAGCCGCCCACGCCCGCCAGGCCGGCCGCGGACGAGCGGGCCAGGCCCGCGCCGGCCCCGGCCGGAGTCGGCTTCGCGGCCGCCTACCGCGCGGTCTCCGCCGCTCCCCGCGCGGAGGCCCCCACGCAATCGCTGCCCTACGTGGATTACGTGGTACCGGCGCAGACCTCCGCCATGGAGGCCATGGAGGCCATGGAGGCAGCGCCCACCCAGCGCTGGCCGGCCCCGTCCCCGCCGCCGCCCGCCGAGGCGCCCCCCTCGGCGTACGACCCGCCGTACGACACCCCGTATGGAGGCGTGCCGGCGTATCCGCCCACCTACGGAGAGAACACGAACACCGGCACCTACGAGAGCGCCTACCAGAGCATCTACGAAGGCACTTATGAAGGCGCCTACGAAGAAGGCGATCCCCCGACCGAACCGCTCCCCGGCCCCTTCCAGGCACCCACGTCCGGTGAGCCATGGACCACGCCCTACGGAGGCGCGTAG
- a CDS encoding NADH-ubiquinone oxidoreductase-F iron-sulfur binding region domain-containing protein codes for MNTALPDVPEVRVVGLPQLTSGFDLVERLDLDMHLKVHGPLEPLAGEQLARLAQAVSLRGRGGAGFPFAKKLRAVAEAAIRRGVRPVVVVNGSEDEPACRKDTVLINRAPHLILDGALLVAEALGARTLIVGVTRDSTEASMQAALAERGLTNRRNAPLRARVQRNPVRMVTGESSALIRSADGGPPKPPGRKVRASDSGVGGAPTLLSNAETFAQLAVAARTGPERFCRTGLHDEPGTILLTLSGAVARPMVLEVPSGVPLRYVLQLAGAPPLPQGVLTGGYHGKWLDGVGAQDAIVSRASLEACGGALGAGAILPIGPDTCPLGESLKVAQWLASESAGQCGPCYLGLPAAARGLEDVLNGGGPTALEALREVTRAVKRRGACKHPDGSAAFIESSISAFTDDLAAHVLGAGCGRPVRGVLPLHTQAPASAAPSGKRLAVDWTLCQGHGLCADIAPELLQLGPDGFPTVAEAAVPRYSEANAVRAVRRCPALALRIEEDPAATPPRPVLPPALPPGRSRARR; via the coding sequence GTGAACACGGCGCTGCCCGACGTCCCCGAAGTCCGCGTCGTCGGCCTTCCCCAGCTCACTTCGGGGTTCGACCTCGTGGAGCGCCTCGACCTCGACATGCACCTGAAGGTCCACGGCCCGCTGGAACCCCTGGCGGGCGAGCAGCTCGCCCGGCTGGCCCAGGCGGTGTCGCTGCGCGGCCGCGGCGGCGCGGGCTTCCCCTTCGCCAAGAAGCTGCGCGCGGTCGCAGAGGCGGCGATCCGGCGCGGTGTGCGCCCCGTGGTCGTCGTCAACGGCAGCGAGGACGAGCCCGCCTGCCGCAAGGACACCGTCCTGATCAACCGGGCCCCGCACCTCATCCTGGACGGCGCCCTGCTGGTCGCGGAGGCGCTCGGCGCCCGCACCCTGATCGTGGGCGTGACCCGCGACTCCACCGAGGCCTCGATGCAGGCGGCGCTCGCCGAGCGCGGCCTCACGAACCGCCGCAACGCCCCGCTCCGCGCGCGCGTGCAGCGCAATCCCGTACGGATGGTGACCGGTGAGTCCTCGGCGCTGATCCGCTCCGCGGACGGCGGCCCGCCCAAGCCGCCCGGCCGCAAGGTGCGCGCCTCCGACTCCGGGGTCGGCGGCGCCCCGACGCTCCTGTCCAACGCGGAGACGTTCGCCCAGCTCGCCGTCGCCGCCCGTACGGGCCCCGAGCGCTTCTGCCGCACGGGACTGCACGACGAGCCCGGCACGATCCTGCTGACGCTCTCCGGGGCGGTCGCCCGGCCGATGGTCCTCGAAGTGCCCTCCGGCGTCCCGCTGCGCTACGTCCTTCAGCTCGCGGGCGCTCCCCCGCTGCCCCAGGGCGTCCTGACGGGCGGCTATCACGGCAAGTGGCTCGACGGGGTCGGGGCGCAGGACGCGATCGTCTCCCGGGCCTCCCTGGAGGCGTGCGGCGGCGCGCTGGGCGCGGGCGCGATCCTGCCGATCGGGCCCGACACCTGCCCGCTCGGCGAGTCCCTGAAAGTCGCGCAGTGGCTGGCGTCCGAGAGCGCGGGCCAGTGCGGCCCCTGCTACCTCGGGCTGCCGGCGGCGGCACGCGGCCTGGAGGACGTCCTGAACGGCGGCGGCCCCACCGCCCTGGAGGCGCTGCGCGAGGTCACCCGCGCGGTGAAGCGGCGCGGCGCATGCAAGCACCCCGACGGTTCGGCGGCGTTCATCGAGTCGTCGATCTCGGCCTTCACGGACGATCTGGCCGCGCACGTCCTGGGCGCCGGGTGCGGTCGGCCGGTGCGCGGCGTGCTGCCGCTGCACACGCAGGCCCCGGCGAGCGCGGCGCCGAGCGGCAAGCGCCTCGCCGTCGACTGGACGCTGTGCCAGGGCCACGGCCTGTGCGCGGACATCGCGCCGGAGCTGCTCCAGCTCGGTCCGGACGGGTTCCCCACGGTCGCGGAGGCGGCGGTACCGCGCTATTCGGAGGCGAACGCGGTGCGCGCGGTGCGTCGCTGTCCCGCGCTGGCGCTGCGCATCGAGGAGGACCCGGCGGCGACCCCGCCCCGTCCCGTCCTGCCGCCGGCGCTGCCCCCGGGCCGCAGCCGGGCCCGCAGGTAG
- a CDS encoding glycosyltransferase 87 family protein, with protein sequence MTVLVLPHAHRRVPLALGACLLSFVAFWAAQRAAHVSMIDLLVYRAEGATVRAGGDLYALRATQARLPTTYPPFAALLFTPLTLLDVAAMKAAATVANLALLVAFAHLSLRLVGRHARVEHALWVAAGAVWCEPVWTTLRYGQVNLLLAVLVLWDLTRRPGHRWAGAGIGVAAAVKLTPALFAVFLLGTGIALAVRGGSWRPWLRRARVAAYAFLGATALTALVLPLDSRRFWTRMIFAAGRVGHAEDTANQSLRGALARVLHTGDPGLWWAAAAAVTGAVGLAVAVAAALRGRRAQAVLACAATALLVSPVSWSHHWVWCVPLVLLVWESGRRRAAVLAALPFCSYALWWVPHGRGRPELHQDSGQLLLSALYVGVGCAFLAHCGVRLWRTSRTA encoded by the coding sequence GTGACCGTGCTCGTCCTGCCCCACGCCCACCGCCGTGTGCCCCTCGCCCTGGGCGCCTGCCTGCTCTCCTTCGTGGCCTTCTGGGCCGCGCAACGCGCGGCCCACGTCTCGATGATCGACCTCCTGGTCTACCGGGCGGAGGGCGCGACCGTACGGGCAGGCGGCGACCTGTACGCGCTGCGAGCGACACAGGCCCGCCTGCCGACCACCTACCCCCCGTTCGCCGCTCTGCTGTTCACCCCGCTGACGCTCCTGGACGTCGCGGCCATGAAGGCGGCGGCGACCGTCGCGAACCTCGCTCTTCTTGTCGCGTTCGCGCATCTCTCCTTGCGGCTCGTGGGCCGCCACGCGCGCGTGGAGCACGCCTTGTGGGTGGCGGCGGGTGCGGTGTGGTGCGAACCGGTGTGGACGACGCTGCGCTACGGGCAGGTCAATCTGCTGCTCGCCGTGCTGGTCCTGTGGGATCTGACCCGGCGGCCGGGACACCGCTGGGCGGGCGCGGGGATCGGCGTCGCGGCGGCGGTCAAGCTGACACCGGCGCTGTTCGCCGTGTTCCTGCTGGGTACGGGGATCGCGCTGGCGGTTCGGGGCGGTTCCTGGCGGCCGTGGCTGCGCCGCGCGCGCGTGGCGGCGTACGCGTTCCTCGGGGCGACCGCGCTGACGGCGCTCGTCCTGCCGCTCGACTCCCGCCGCTTCTGGACCCGGATGATCTTCGCGGCGGGCCGGGTCGGCCACGCCGAGGACACCGCGAACCAGTCGCTGCGCGGCGCCCTGGCCAGGGTCCTGCACACCGGCGACCCGGGCCTGTGGTGGGCCGCTGCCGCCGCCGTGACGGGCGCGGTCGGACTCGCGGTGGCGGTGGCGGCGGCGCTGCGCGGACGGCGGGCGCAGGCCGTCCTGGCGTGCGCGGCGACGGCGCTCCTGGTCAGCCCGGTCTCCTGGTCGCACCACTGGGTGTGGTGCGTGCCGCTGGTCCTGCTGGTCTGGGAGTCGGGCCGGCGCCGCGCGGCCGTCCTCGCGGCGCTGCCGTTCTGCTCGTACGCCCTGTGGTGGGTGCCGCACGGTCGCGGCAGGCCCGAACTGCACCAGGACAGCGGTCAGTTGCTGCTGTCGGCGCTCTACGTAGGGGTGGGCTGCGCCTTCCTGGCGCACTGCGGCGTCAGGCTGTGGCGAACGAGTAGAACCGCTTGA
- a CDS encoding MFS transporter has translation MLAVVLAVQFMAVLDVFIVNVAAPTIGTELDASGAALQLVIAGYTITYAVLLITGARLGDRFGHRRVTLVGLCGFTVASLACGLAQSGGELIAFRMVQGAGSALMIPQVLSLIQRHFAGQARLRALGAYSAVIAVGAAAGQVLGGVLVSADLFGTGWRLVFLVNVPVGLALLALGRRELPRDETRGQGRGRPLDLPGLLLLGGAVSLCAVPLVLGQEEGWPLWSWLCLVASAALFVLFCGYESALARRGGAPLIAPRVLALPGIGLAVFRVLAVMAVNAGFLFAMTLHVQAGLGYSALRAGLTFAPIAVVFGAVGLTWRRWPERWQRAMIPAGFVLAAAGSLGTALALRDGAGAGFWLYVSFVAVGAGLALGFSPTLTRALAAVRPEDAADASGLLATVTQLGQFVGVAAFGTLFLNRVEASGASGAYSSADALLVCAYALAGAAALGAVSGLVRRRR, from the coding sequence CTGCTCGCGGTGGTCCTCGCCGTCCAGTTCATGGCGGTCCTCGACGTGTTCATCGTGAACGTCGCCGCCCCCACCATCGGCACCGAACTCGACGCGTCCGGCGCCGCGTTGCAGCTGGTCATCGCCGGATACACCATCACGTACGCGGTCCTGCTGATCACCGGCGCGCGCCTCGGCGACCGGTTCGGGCACCGGCGCGTCACGCTCGTCGGGCTCTGCGGGTTCACCGTGGCGTCGCTGGCCTGCGGACTGGCGCAGAGCGGCGGCGAGTTGATCGCGTTCCGGATGGTGCAGGGCGCCGGCTCCGCGCTGATGATCCCGCAGGTGCTCAGCCTCATCCAGCGCCATTTCGCGGGGCAGGCCCGGCTGCGGGCGCTCGGCGCGTACTCCGCGGTGATCGCCGTGGGCGCCGCGGCCGGACAGGTGCTCGGCGGCGTGCTGGTCAGCGCCGACCTCTTCGGCACCGGCTGGCGCCTGGTGTTCCTGGTGAACGTGCCCGTCGGGCTCGCGCTGCTCGCGCTCGGGCGCCGGGAGTTGCCGCGTGACGAGACCCGGGGGCAGGGCCGCGGCCGCCCGCTCGACCTGCCGGGTCTCCTCCTGCTCGGCGGCGCCGTCTCCCTGTGCGCGGTGCCGCTGGTGCTCGGCCAGGAGGAGGGCTGGCCCCTGTGGTCCTGGCTGTGCCTCGTCGCGTCCGCGGCCCTGTTCGTCCTGTTCTGCGGTTACGAGTCCGCTCTCGCCCGGCGCGGGGGCGCCCCGCTGATCGCGCCGCGGGTCCTCGCGCTGCCCGGCATCGGCCTCGCCGTCTTCCGGGTGCTCGCCGTGATGGCGGTCAACGCCGGATTCCTCTTCGCGATGACCCTGCACGTCCAGGCCGGGCTCGGCTACAGCGCGCTGCGCGCGGGGCTCACCTTCGCGCCGATCGCCGTGGTGTTCGGCGCGGTGGGACTGACCTGGCGGCGCTGGCCGGAGCGGTGGCAACGGGCCATGATCCCCGCCGGGTTCGTGCTCGCCGCGGCCGGAAGCCTCGGTACCGCCCTCGCGCTGCGCGACGGCGCCGGGGCCGGATTCTGGCTCTATGTCTCGTTCGTGGCGGTCGGTGCCGGGCTCGCGCTCGGCTTCAGTCCGACGCTCACCCGGGCCCTGGCCGCGGTACGGCCCGAGGACGCCGCCGACGCCAGCGGACTGCTCGCCACCGTGACCCAGCTCGGCCAGTTCGTCGGCGTGGCCGCCTTCGGCACACTTTTCCTCAACCGCGTTGAGGCATCAGGGGCTTCGGGGGCGTATTCCTCGGCAGACGCGCTCCTGGTGTGCGCTTATGCGCTGGCCGGAGCGGCGGCGCTGGGTGCCGTGTCCGGACTGGTACGCAGGCGTCGCTGA